In Cyanobium sp. ATX 6F1, the following proteins share a genomic window:
- the speD gene encoding adenosylmethionine decarboxylase: MTQTLPSLHPNPGWNGAPSPLSESPQTSSATDAVGKHCILELYNCNSEKLDDEAFLRTAITTAAKRAGATLLNLITHRFEPQGVTGLALLAESHISIHTWPESGYAAVDVFTCGDHTMPERACHVLSAELGAAHHKLTSFRRETPQSLAEAERTPLAA; the protein is encoded by the coding sequence ATGACCCAGACCCTGCCCAGCCTCCACCCCAACCCGGGATGGAATGGAGCTCCAAGCCCCCTTTCCGAAAGCCCCCAAACCTCCAGTGCCACCGATGCGGTGGGCAAACACTGCATCCTCGAGCTCTACAACTGCAACAGCGAGAAGCTCGACGACGAAGCCTTCCTCAGGACCGCCATCACGACAGCAGCCAAGCGTGCGGGCGCCACACTCCTGAATCTGATCACCCACCGGTTCGAACCGCAGGGGGTGACGGGGCTGGCCCTCCTGGCCGAATCCCATATCTCCATCCACACCTGGCCCGAGTCGGGTTACGCGGCCGTCGATGTGTTCACCTGCGGTGACCACACCATGCCCGAGCGGGCCTGCCATGTGCTCAGCGCCGAGCTGGGGGCCGCCCATCACAAGCTCACCAGCTTCCGGCGGGAAACGCCCCAGTCCTTAGCCGAGGCTGAACGGACCCCTCTCGCCGCCTGA
- the larE gene encoding ATP-dependent sacrificial sulfur transferase LarE, with protein MQSALAPHRLGETLPEQLGLALQDLRLWLAAQNQLVVAYSGGVDSALVAALAAEQLGDRALAVTGVSSALAPHLREEARLQARWMGLHHREISTAELDDPAYTANPEDRCYACKRELHGLLAPLAAALAAQPEAAAALVVDGVNLDDLGDHRPGLRAAREQGVRSPLVECGLDKQAVRQISRALGFPWWDKPAQPCLASRFPYGEPINAPRLRRVAAAEDWLRGQGIAELRVRSQGETARIEVPRHQLDGLLERLGDPAGWREELVEAFAGLGFSAVSLDLEGLVSGKLNRDRSAL; from the coding sequence ATCCAGTCCGCTCTTGCCCCCCATCGCCTCGGCGAAACCCTGCCGGAGCAGCTTGGGCTGGCGCTGCAGGATCTGCGCCTGTGGCTCGCGGCCCAGAACCAGCTGGTGGTGGCCTATTCCGGCGGTGTGGACAGCGCCCTGGTGGCGGCCCTGGCGGCGGAACAGTTGGGGGACCGGGCCCTGGCGGTGACCGGTGTGTCATCGGCCCTGGCGCCGCACCTGCGCGAGGAGGCCCGCCTGCAGGCCCGCTGGATGGGCCTGCACCACCGGGAGATTTCCACCGCCGAACTCGACGATCCGGCCTACACCGCTAACCCGGAGGATCGCTGCTACGCCTGCAAGCGGGAGCTCCACGGCCTCTTGGCACCCCTGGCGGCAGCCCTGGCTGCGCAGCCTGAGGCAGCGGCGGCCCTGGTGGTCGATGGGGTGAACCTCGACGACCTCGGCGATCACCGCCCGGGCCTCCGCGCCGCCCGCGAGCAGGGGGTGCGTTCGCCCCTGGTGGAATGCGGTCTTGACAAGCAGGCGGTGCGCCAGATTTCCCGGGCGCTTGGCTTCCCCTGGTGGGACAAACCCGCCCAGCCCTGCCTTGCCTCCCGCTTCCCCTACGGCGAGCCGATCAACGCCCCGCGGCTGCGGCGGGTGGCCGCTGCCGAGGACTGGCTGCGGGGCCAGGGCATTGCCGAGCTGCGGGTGCGCAGCCAGGGGGAAACCGCCCGGATCGAAGTCCCCCGGCACCAGCTCGATGGGCTGCTGGAGCGGTTGGGGGATCCGGCAGGGTGGCGCGAAGAGTTGGTCGAGGCCTTTGCAGGCCTCGGTTTCTCAGCGGTGAGCCTGGATCTTGAGGGCCTGGTGAGTGGCAAGCTCAACCGCGACAGATCCGCTCTCTGA
- a CDS encoding cob(I)yrinic acid a,c-diamide adenosyltransferase, with translation MTPPSSAERTAGTGRGIGIRTAAGSNERSRGQLHVYDGDGKGKSQAALGVVLRTIGLGICEQKRTRVLLLRFLKGPGRAYDEDSAIEALQQGFPHLIDQVRTGRGDFFTAAEATRFDRQEAQRGWDIAKGAIASALYSVVVLDELSPVLDLGLLDIDDVVRTLATKPDDMEVIVTGRGAPQKLVQLADLHSEMRAHRRADGDAIGLEGIEIYTGEGKGKSTSALGKALQAIGRGISQDKSHRVLILQWLKGGSGYTEDAAIAALRESYPHLVDHLRSGRDAIVWRGQQQPIDYVEAERAWEIARAAISSGLYKTVILDEINPTVDLELLPVEPIVQTLLRKPAETEVILTGRCKNPPAYFDLASVHSEMVCHKHYAERGVDLKRGVDY, from the coding sequence ATGACACCGCCCAGCAGCGCTGAGCGCACCGCAGGCACGGGCCGGGGCATCGGTATTCGCACCGCCGCCGGCAGCAACGAGCGCAGCCGCGGCCAACTGCATGTCTATGACGGCGACGGCAAGGGCAAAAGTCAGGCGGCCCTTGGCGTTGTGCTGCGCACCATCGGCCTGGGTATCTGCGAGCAGAAACGCACCCGGGTGCTGTTGCTGCGCTTCCTCAAGGGTCCCGGCCGCGCCTACGACGAGGACTCCGCGATCGAAGCGCTGCAGCAGGGATTCCCCCATCTGATCGACCAGGTGCGCACCGGACGGGGCGACTTCTTCACCGCCGCCGAGGCCACCCGCTTCGATCGCCAGGAGGCCCAACGGGGTTGGGACATCGCCAAGGGCGCCATCGCCAGTGCCCTCTACTCCGTGGTGGTGCTCGACGAGCTTTCGCCTGTGCTTGATCTGGGGCTGCTCGACATCGACGATGTGGTGCGCACCCTGGCCACCAAGCCCGACGACATGGAGGTGATCGTCACGGGCCGCGGCGCCCCCCAGAAGCTGGTGCAGCTGGCGGACCTGCACTCGGAGATGCGCGCCCACCGCCGCGCTGACGGTGATGCCATCGGCTTGGAGGGGATCGAGATCTACACCGGCGAAGGCAAGGGCAAATCCACCAGTGCCCTGGGCAAGGCCCTGCAGGCCATCGGCCGCGGCATCAGCCAGGACAAGAGTCACCGGGTGCTGATCCTGCAGTGGCTCAAGGGCGGCAGCGGCTACACCGAGGACGCGGCCATCGCCGCCCTGCGCGAGAGCTACCCGCATCTGGTCGATCACCTGCGCTCCGGTCGTGATGCCATCGTCTGGCGAGGCCAGCAGCAGCCGATCGACTACGTGGAGGCCGAGCGGGCCTGGGAGATTGCCCGTGCCGCCATCTCCAGCGGGCTCTACAAAACCGTGATTCTCGATGAGATCAACCCCACGGTGGACCTGGAGTTACTGCCCGTGGAGCCGATCGTGCAGACCCTGCTGCGCAAGCCCGCCGAAACCGAGGTGATCCTCACCGGCCGCTGCAAGAACCCCCCCGCCTATTTCGATCTGGCCAGCGTGCACTCGGAAATGGTGTGCCACAAGCACTACGCCGAGCGGGGCGTCGATCTCAAACGCGGCGTCGACTACTGA
- the moeB gene encoding molybdopterin-synthase adenylyltransferase MoeB has product MLPPDTTGIQLSPDEVARFSRHLILPEVGMEGQKRLKAASVLCVGTGGLGSPLLLYLAAAGVGRLGIVDFDVVDTSNLQRQVIHGTSWVGKPKIESAKHRIHEINPHCQVDLYETALTSENALEIIRPYDIVCDGTDNFPTRYLVNDACVLLGKPNVYGSIFRFEGQATVFNLDAESPNYRDLFPEPPPPGLVPSCAEGGVVGVLPGIIGLIQATEAIKILTGIGTSLSGRLLLFDALQMKFRELKLRPSPERPVIDKLIDYQEFCGVGGTAPGQEEAGTLEAISVIELKQLLDGDRSELLLLDVRNPPEVAIAAIDGAVLIPLDQIEGGQAIEQVRELTAGKRLYVHCKMGGRSAKALIALGRHGINGVNVSGGIDAWSQEVDPTVSRY; this is encoded by the coding sequence ATGCTTCCCCCTGACACCACTGGCATCCAGCTGAGCCCCGACGAGGTGGCCCGCTTCTCGCGCCATCTGATCCTTCCCGAGGTGGGGATGGAGGGCCAGAAGCGGCTCAAGGCCGCTTCGGTGCTGTGCGTGGGCACCGGTGGCCTGGGGTCACCGTTGCTGCTCTATCTGGCCGCCGCTGGCGTGGGCCGCCTTGGCATCGTCGATTTCGACGTGGTCGACACCAGCAACCTGCAACGTCAGGTGATCCACGGCACCAGTTGGGTGGGCAAGCCCAAGATCGAATCGGCCAAGCACCGCATCCACGAGATCAACCCCCACTGCCAGGTGGATCTCTACGAAACGGCGCTCACCAGCGAGAACGCCCTGGAGATCATCCGCCCCTACGACATCGTCTGCGACGGCACCGACAACTTCCCCACCCGTTATCTGGTCAACGACGCCTGCGTGTTGCTGGGGAAACCCAACGTCTACGGCTCGATCTTCCGTTTCGAAGGCCAGGCCACGGTCTTCAACCTCGATGCCGAAAGCCCCAATTACCGCGACCTGTTCCCCGAGCCGCCGCCGCCGGGCCTGGTGCCCTCCTGCGCCGAGGGTGGTGTGGTGGGTGTGCTGCCGGGGATCATCGGCCTGATCCAGGCCACCGAAGCGATCAAGATCCTCACCGGCATCGGCACCAGCCTCAGCGGCCGGTTGCTGCTCTTCGATGCCCTGCAGATGAAGTTCCGCGAGCTCAAGCTGCGGCCCAGCCCCGAGCGTCCGGTGATCGACAAACTGATTGACTACCAGGAGTTCTGTGGCGTCGGCGGCACGGCGCCGGGCCAGGAGGAGGCGGGCACCCTGGAGGCGATCAGTGTGATCGAGCTCAAGCAGCTGCTGGATGGAGACCGCAGCGAGCTGTTGCTGCTGGATGTGCGCAACCCCCCGGAGGTGGCGATTGCCGCGATCGATGGCGCCGTGCTGATTCCCCTCGATCAGATTGAGGGGGGCCAGGCGATCGAGCAGGTGCGGGAGCTGACGGCGGGCAAACGGCTCTATGTGCACTGCAAGATGGGTGGCCGCTCCGCCAAGGCCCTGATCGCGCTGGGGCGCCACGGCATCAACGGTGTGAATGTGAGTGGCGGCATCGACGCCTGGAGCCAGGAAGTGGACCCAACGGTTTCGCGCTACTGA
- a CDS encoding M67 family metallopeptidase, which translates to MLLAAAPEEGCALLLGRQQGSSLAIEAIWPCLNVWVEGWPGAGPGPTDDDAAAAPSRRNRFAIDPREQLLAQKWARLREIEVIGSAHSHPDGGAIPSAIDRAWVLPPTLMLIRSPWPGPSGGLGAWWLPEPPDEPRRLSLDGAAEADAQMGGVGDLGGVGDLGE; encoded by the coding sequence GTGCTCCTGGCCGCGGCACCCGAAGAAGGCTGCGCTCTGCTGCTGGGGCGGCAGCAGGGTTCCTCCCTGGCCATTGAGGCCATCTGGCCCTGCCTCAACGTCTGGGTCGAGGGTTGGCCCGGGGCCGGGCCCGGGCCGACGGACGATGACGCGGCCGCAGCACCCAGCCGCCGCAACCGCTTTGCCATCGACCCCCGGGAGCAGTTGCTGGCGCAGAAATGGGCGCGCCTCCGGGAAATCGAGGTGATCGGCAGCGCCCACAGTCACCCCGATGGCGGAGCGATCCCATCGGCCATCGATCGCGCTTGGGTGCTCCCACCGACGCTGATGCTGATTCGCTCACCTTGGCCCGGCCCCAGCGGTGGGCTGGGGGCCTGGTGGTTGCCCGAGCCCCCTGACGAGCCCCGACGGCTCAGCTTGGATGGCGCTGCGGAGGCTGATGCGCAGATGGGCGGGGTCGGGGATTTGGGCGGGGTCGGGGATTTGGGAGAGTAG
- a CDS encoding CAAD domain-containing protein encodes MSDETTDVKEPSVFSASSSTTEEAGAGFTERYSEILGKVNTALDQVDWTQMGRVGKAAGILLAVIVAQVLIKGVLDTINLLPVVPGLLELLGLVVVGQWSWQNLTTSDKRSAVVSRLQGLRSEYLG; translated from the coding sequence ATGAGCGACGAGACAACTGACGTGAAGGAGCCTTCCGTGTTTTCCGCCAGCTCTTCCACCACCGAGGAAGCCGGTGCCGGCTTCACGGAGCGCTACAGCGAAATCCTCGGCAAGGTGAACACCGCCCTCGACCAGGTGGACTGGACCCAGATGGGCCGCGTCGGCAAGGCCGCCGGCATCCTGCTGGCGGTGATTGTCGCCCAGGTGCTGATCAAAGGGGTGCTCGACACCATCAACCTGCTTCCAGTGGTGCCGGGCCTGCTCGAACTGCTGGGCCTGGTGGTGGTGGGCCAATGGAGTTGGCAGAACCTCACCACCAGTGACAAGCGCAGCGCCGTGGTGAGCCGCCTGCAGGGTCTCCGCAGCGAGTACCTGGGCTGA
- a CDS encoding fructosamine kinase family protein, translating to MPPAHRPPVAAIAALLGSEVMSWQPVGGGCIHSAWSLQMGDGRRLFAKTNRPDQLPVLLAEQQGLAALTAVADEGLVIPEPLLCGEWEDQALLVMTWLPLGGGGQAGSWGSLGAGLARLHRRSLESGSEGFGWASDNFIGSGPQRNGWLADWGSFFADRRLGVQLAWAERQGQRFEGARELLERVPRWLARHPVEPCLVHGDLWSGNAGALTTGRGALFDPAVHRADREVDLAMAQLFGGFPSSFFAGYEAEWPLPDGHGERSGLYNLYHLLNHANLFGGGYRSQAQRRIFALMGDSTAWG from the coding sequence ATGCCGCCAGCCCACAGGCCGCCCGTGGCCGCGATCGCCGCATTGCTGGGCTCGGAAGTGATGTCGTGGCAGCCGGTGGGGGGCGGCTGCATCCACAGCGCCTGGAGCCTGCAGATGGGCGATGGCCGCCGCCTGTTCGCCAAGACCAACCGCCCCGATCAGCTGCCGGTGCTCTTGGCTGAGCAGCAGGGACTGGCGGCCTTGACCGCGGTGGCCGATGAAGGGTTGGTGATTCCCGAGCCCCTGCTCTGCGGCGAATGGGAGGACCAGGCCCTGCTGGTGATGACCTGGCTGCCCCTGGGCGGGGGCGGGCAGGCCGGATCCTGGGGCTCCCTGGGCGCGGGCCTGGCCCGGTTGCACCGCCGCAGCCTGGAGAGCGGTTCAGAGGGTTTTGGCTGGGCCAGCGACAACTTCATCGGTTCAGGGCCCCAGCGCAATGGCTGGCTGGCCGATTGGGGCTCCTTTTTCGCCGATCGTCGTCTGGGGGTGCAGTTGGCCTGGGCGGAGCGCCAGGGCCAGCGTTTCGAGGGGGCCCGGGAGCTGCTGGAGCGGGTGCCCCGTTGGCTGGCGCGGCACCCGGTTGAGCCCTGCCTGGTGCATGGCGATCTCTGGAGTGGCAACGCCGGTGCGCTGACGACCGGTCGGGGAGCCCTGTTCGATCCCGCCGTTCACCGCGCCGATCGGGAGGTGGATCTGGCCATGGCCCAGCTGTTCGGGGGCTTTCCGAGCAGCTTCTTCGCGGGTTATGAGGCCGAATGGCCCTTGCCCGACGGTCATGGGGAGCGATCAGGCCTGTACAACCTGTACCACCTGCTCAACCACGCCAACCTCTTTGGCGGTGGCTACCGCAGCCAGGCCCAGCGGCGGATCTTCGCGTTGATGGGGGATTCGACGGCGTGGGGCTGA
- the crtD gene encoding C-3',4' desaturase CrtD, with the protein MTPEAGLTADACDAVVVGGGIAGLTAAALLAEAGLTVELLEAHHQSGGCAGTFRRGPYTFDVGATQVAGLEPGGIHERLFRHLGVEPPAASPLDPGCSVLLAGETTPIQLWRDPQRWAQERQRQFPGSERFWRLCGALHQSNWAFNQRDPILPPRSPWDLATALGALGPAQLASGLLSGATVFDLLRLTGCGGDQRLRRFLDLQLRLYSQEPAERTAALYGATVLAMAQEPLGLWHLQGSMQSLSTALERGLAQAGGGLKLGHRVKRLSPPVPGLAPELWVVEGHARGGAPFQIAAHDVICTAPVQALPELLGEALPQQLRRRLAGFDDPSGALVFYGAIDRDLLPAEHPLHLQLDWGDPGPLFVSISAEGDGRAPAGQATVIASVFSPARPWCALEEPAYQERKRAAQQGIEAGLIQLLHLPPEPFRHGELATPRGFLHWTGRPFGFVGGLGQAPSRFGPFGLASRSPLAGLWLCGDSIFPGEGTAGVSQSALMACRQLLASRGRSLTLAR; encoded by the coding sequence TTGACGCCTGAGGCCGGTCTCACCGCTGACGCCTGCGACGCTGTGGTGGTGGGGGGCGGGATCGCCGGCCTGACAGCGGCGGCCCTGCTGGCCGAGGCGGGTTTGACTGTGGAGCTGCTGGAGGCCCACCACCAGAGCGGTGGCTGCGCCGGCACCTTCCGCCGCGGCCCCTACACCTTTGATGTGGGCGCCACCCAGGTGGCCGGCCTGGAGCCGGGGGGGATCCATGAGCGGCTTTTTCGGCACCTGGGGGTGGAGCCGCCAGCAGCCAGCCCCCTGGACCCTGGGTGCAGCGTGCTGCTGGCGGGGGAAACCACACCGATCCAGCTCTGGCGAGACCCCCAGCGCTGGGCCCAGGAGAGGCAACGGCAGTTTCCCGGCAGCGAGCGCTTCTGGCGGCTCTGCGGCGCCCTGCACCAGTCGAACTGGGCCTTCAACCAGCGCGATCCGATCCTGCCGCCCCGCAGCCCATGGGATCTGGCCACGGCGCTGGGCGCCCTGGGGCCGGCCCAGCTGGCCAGCGGTCTGCTGAGCGGCGCCACCGTGTTCGACCTGCTGCGGCTCACGGGCTGCGGCGGCGATCAGCGCCTGCGGCGTTTTCTGGATCTGCAGTTGCGGCTCTATTCCCAGGAACCAGCGGAGCGCACCGCCGCCCTCTATGGCGCCACGGTGCTGGCCATGGCCCAGGAGCCCCTTGGTCTCTGGCACCTGCAAGGTTCCATGCAGAGCCTCAGCACGGCGCTTGAGCGGGGCCTGGCCCAGGCGGGCGGGGGCTTGAAGCTCGGCCACAGAGTGAAGCGGCTGAGCCCCCCAGTCCCTGGCCTGGCCCCGGAACTCTGGGTGGTGGAAGGCCACGCCCGCGGGGGCGCCCCGTTCCAGATCGCCGCCCACGACGTGATCTGCACGGCGCCGGTCCAGGCCCTGCCGGAGCTGCTGGGGGAGGCCCTGCCCCAGCAGCTCCGGCGGCGGCTGGCCGGATTCGACGATCCCTCCGGCGCCCTGGTCTTCTACGGGGCGATCGATCGCGATCTTCTGCCCGCTGAACACCCCTTGCACCTGCAGCTCGATTGGGGTGATCCCGGCCCCCTGTTCGTGTCGATCAGCGCGGAGGGGGATGGCCGCGCCCCCGCGGGCCAGGCCACCGTGATCGCCAGCGTGTTCAGCCCCGCCCGCCCCTGGTGCGCGCTGGAGGAGCCTGCCTACCAGGAGCGCAAGCGGGCCGCTCAGCAGGGCATCGAGGCAGGCCTGATCCAGCTCCTCCATCTGCCCCCCGAACCGTTCAGGCACGGGGAGCTGGCCACGCCCCGGGGCTTCCTGCATTGGACGGGCCGGCCCTTCGGATTCGTGGGCGGGCTCGGCCAGGCCCCCAGCCGTTTCGGCCCCTTCGGCCTGGCCAGTCGCAGCCCCCTGGCGGGTCTGTGGCTCTGCGGCGATTCGATTTTTCCCGGAGAGGGCACCGCCGGGGTGAGCCAATCGGCGCTGATGGCCTGCCGCCAGCTGCTGGCCAGCCGCGGCCGATCGCTCACGCTGGCCCGTTGA
- a CDS encoding prephenate/arogenate dehydrogenase, with amino-acid sequence MTVLWRDRPVGIVGLGLIGGSLALDLRARGATVHALVHRQATAERAWQRGLADRIATDPQVLEGCGLVVLALPLDRLLDPPQALLDALPRQAVLTDVGSVKAPVLAQWQPRCPRFVASHPMAGTAEAGVEAGQPALFQGRPWVATPTEATDPEALEQVRALAEAVGARWLTCSAIAHDRAVALISHLPVLVSAALLLVADRAAPDPELAELVRALASSGFADTTRVGGGNPELGTLMATHNRQALGEALAAYGQQLAALQALVEQGHFDQLEAALTRARELRPPFL; translated from the coding sequence ATGACAGTGTTGTGGCGGGATCGGCCCGTGGGAATCGTGGGCCTGGGGTTGATCGGGGGCTCCCTGGCGCTGGACCTGCGCGCGCGCGGCGCCACGGTCCATGCCCTGGTGCACCGCCAGGCCACCGCCGAGCGGGCCTGGCAGCGGGGTCTGGCCGACCGCATCGCTACAGACCCCCAGGTGCTCGAGGGGTGCGGCCTGGTGGTGTTGGCCCTTCCCCTTGATCGGCTGTTGGACCCCCCCCAGGCGCTGCTGGACGCCCTGCCTCGGCAGGCGGTGCTCACGGATGTGGGCTCGGTCAAGGCTCCGGTGCTGGCCCAGTGGCAACCCCGCTGCCCCCGCTTTGTCGCGAGCCATCCGATGGCGGGCACGGCCGAAGCCGGTGTGGAGGCGGGTCAACCGGCGTTGTTCCAGGGCCGCCCCTGGGTGGCGACCCCAACCGAGGCCACCGACCCCGAGGCCCTCGAACAGGTGAGGGCCCTGGCGGAGGCGGTGGGGGCCCGCTGGCTCACGTGCTCCGCCATCGCCCACGACCGGGCGGTGGCGCTGATTTCCCATCTACCGGTGCTGGTGAGTGCCGCCCTGCTGCTGGTCGCTGATCGCGCCGCCCCGGATCCGGAGCTGGCTGAACTGGTGCGGGCCCTGGCCTCCAGCGGTTTTGCCGACACCACCAGGGTGGGTGGCGGCAACCCCGAACTGGGCACCCTGATGGCCACCCACAACCGGCAAGCCCTGGGCGAAGCGCTGGCGGCCTACGGCCAGCAGCTGGCGGCCCTGCAGGCGCTGGTGGAGCAGGGGCACTTCGACCAGCTCGAGGCCGCTCTCACCCGGGCCCGGGAGCTTCGCCCCCCCTTCCTCTGA
- a CDS encoding helicase, with product MLEARAHHQLKALLRQEGAARWPHHLTLSRLVARSLRRADQTQVRLSALSDPSWLVGLLVPLALSEAPVALVLSDELRQRLLQQELPRLKAVGLNLPCWEGESAPQGARLWLLSPAELAMAWQQNLLGERQLVIVEADELERALRQSLGIVVETRHWELLRRSLPAAEASLLALHERLSRRIFSHPSNPSLQIALSPEEEAPLGQLLQLLSPLPPPWPSWLESQGPGWTSWATVDPQLLQWTLHRQPLEPFEVMAGLLRKRGALMIGSELGGPGGTPWSAPAQAALGFAPQVTVHLGDPPLQDPLPIHAPQRQALPNSPDYGEHLLEHCRRLVLGQEGLTVVLIDDGPLRLDLSSALAAEFGSRVVHQTTAPESNGVLCCGWDWWLEHQQRLPVPGQVVVALLPIASLEDPLTAARVRALRLRGRDWFRELLLPEAVSRLQRGVAGLRRGGGRLALLDGRVRRRTWGRQVLEALEPWVDLPRLLPR from the coding sequence ATGTTGGAAGCCCGCGCCCACCACCAACTCAAAGCGCTGCTGCGGCAGGAAGGTGCCGCGCGTTGGCCCCATCACCTGACCCTCAGCCGTCTGGTGGCCCGCAGCCTGCGGCGCGCGGACCAGACCCAGGTGCGCCTGAGCGCCCTCAGCGACCCCAGCTGGCTGGTGGGGTTGCTGGTGCCCCTGGCCCTGAGCGAGGCCCCCGTGGCCCTTGTGCTCAGCGATGAACTGCGCCAGCGGTTGCTGCAACAGGAGCTGCCCCGCCTGAAGGCGGTGGGATTGAACCTGCCCTGCTGGGAAGGGGAGAGCGCCCCACAGGGTGCCCGGCTCTGGCTGCTGAGTCCGGCCGAACTGGCGATGGCCTGGCAGCAGAACCTTCTCGGTGAGCGTCAACTGGTGATCGTGGAGGCGGACGAGCTGGAGCGGGCCCTGCGGCAGTCCCTGGGGATCGTGGTGGAGACCCGCCACTGGGAGTTGCTGCGGCGCAGCCTGCCGGCGGCCGAAGCCAGCCTGCTGGCCCTGCACGAGCGCCTGAGCCGGCGGATCTTCAGCCATCCCTCCAACCCTTCCCTGCAGATCGCCCTCAGCCCGGAGGAGGAGGCGCCCCTGGGGCAGCTACTGCAACTGCTCAGCCCCCTACCACCCCCTTGGCCCAGCTGGCTGGAAAGCCAAGGGCCCGGCTGGACCAGCTGGGCGACGGTGGATCCCCAGCTGCTGCAGTGGACACTGCACCGCCAGCCCCTTGAACCGTTTGAGGTGATGGCGGGGCTGCTGCGCAAGCGCGGGGCCCTGATGATCGGGTCGGAGCTTGGGGGGCCCGGTGGCACCCCCTGGTCGGCGCCGGCCCAGGCGGCCCTGGGTTTTGCTCCGCAGGTGACGGTGCACCTGGGCGATCCCCCGCTGCAGGATCCCCTTCCCATCCATGCGCCCCAGCGACAGGCCCTGCCCAACAGCCCCGACTACGGCGAGCACCTGCTGGAGCACTGCCGCCGGCTGGTGCTGGGCCAGGAGGGGCTCACGGTGGTGTTGATCGATGACGGGCCGTTGCGGCTCGATCTGAGCAGTGCCCTGGCCGCTGAATTCGGCAGCCGCGTGGTGCACCAGACCACGGCTCCAGAGAGCAACGGTGTGCTGTGCTGCGGCTGGGATTGGTGGCTGGAGCACCAGCAACGCCTGCCGGTACCCGGCCAGGTCGTGGTCGCGCTGCTGCCGATCGCCAGCCTGGAAGACCCCCTCACTGCCGCGCGGGTCAGGGCGCTGCGCCTGCGGGGCCGCGACTGGTTCCGTGAGCTGCTGCTGCCCGAAGCCGTCAGTCGACTGCAGCGGGGCGTGGCCGGGCTGCGCCGTGGGGGCGGCAGGCTGGCTTTGCTGGATGGCCGGGTGCGGCGGCGCACCTGGGGCCGCCAGGTGCTGGAGGCTCTGGAGCCCTGGGTGGACCTGCCACGGCTGTTGCCTCGCTGA
- a CDS encoding DUF2839 domain-containing protein, whose protein sequence is MGEAKRRAEQGLPARERKQAAAPKDNSPRLVSWLPFSQRQASRFVEVSTKGAWYGIAALAIFWVTVRFIGPAAGWWSLADG, encoded by the coding sequence ATGGGTGAGGCCAAACGTCGGGCGGAGCAGGGGCTACCAGCCCGGGAGCGCAAGCAAGCCGCCGCCCCCAAGGACAACTCACCGAGGCTGGTGAGCTGGTTGCCGTTCAGCCAACGGCAAGCAAGCCGCTTCGTGGAGGTGTCCACCAAGGGGGCCTGGTATGGAATCGCTGCCCTGGCCATTTTCTGGGTGACCGTGCGCTTCATCGGCCCGGCCGCAGGCTGGTGGAGCCTGGCCGACGGCTGA
- a CDS encoding DUF1815 family protein — MFPRLAEHYRSVVQDLVMSLQALAVSLQGQGFSATCYVCGDGAQGQGASFVAALGEGHMVRFLVSDFGISWVESRNGHELVKLEGADAIEELQRLATFLQPESTASSAASLQAPGATAATGS; from the coding sequence ATGTTTCCCCGACTTGCTGAGCACTATCGCTCCGTCGTTCAGGATCTGGTGATGAGCCTCCAGGCCTTGGCTGTCAGCCTCCAGGGCCAGGGCTTTTCGGCCACCTGCTACGTCTGCGGAGATGGCGCCCAGGGCCAGGGTGCCTCCTTCGTGGCCGCCCTGGGCGAGGGGCACATGGTGCGCTTCCTGGTCTCCGACTTCGGCATCAGCTGGGTGGAATCCCGCAACGGCCATGAGTTGGTGAAGCTGGAGGGTGCCGACGCCATTGAGGAATTGCAGCGCCTGGCCACCTTCCTCCAGCCCGAATCCACCGCCAGCAGCGCGGCCTCGCTTCAGGCCCCGGGCGCCACTGCCGCAACGGGCAGCTGA